From Neisseria musculi, the proteins below share one genomic window:
- a CDS encoding YoaK family protein has product METRHPRPTPYPRRKHTPPFWQADKPYLHEHNISDARFRLLGYLMALLAGAINAGGFFAVARYTSHVTGEMSHAADMAYLGEWRLALTALAGMVFFISGAAHSSWVILWAKRQRFRGGFGFSMWLEAVYLLLFGAVGAIVADWHSGSLPVAAMLLLCFIMGMHNTVITVLSGGSIRSTHMTGTATDLGIEISKMLYYNRSNNPKLPHIHTNKPKAKLLAGLLAAFLAGGLIGAWGYHSVGHYFALPVSAVLFVLGFGSIGYDVKLRLKLMLVRRLQQHRRGR; this is encoded by the coding sequence ATGGAAACCCGACACCCCCGCCCCACACCTTATCCGCGCCGCAAACACACGCCGCCGTTTTGGCAGGCCGACAAACCTTATCTGCACGAACACAATATCAGCGATGCACGTTTCCGCCTGCTGGGCTATCTGATGGCGCTGCTGGCCGGCGCAATCAATGCAGGCGGCTTTTTTGCGGTAGCACGCTACACCTCGCACGTTACCGGCGAAATGTCCCACGCAGCCGACATGGCGTATTTGGGCGAATGGCGTTTGGCACTCACCGCCCTTGCCGGCATGGTGTTTTTTATTAGCGGGGCGGCGCATTCGAGCTGGGTGATTCTGTGGGCGAAGCGACAGCGTTTCCGCGGCGGCTTCGGCTTTTCGATGTGGCTGGAAGCGGTGTATCTGCTGCTGTTCGGCGCCGTGGGCGCCATTGTGGCCGACTGGCACAGCGGCAGCCTGCCCGTTGCCGCCATGCTGCTGCTGTGTTTTATCATGGGTATGCACAATACCGTGATAACGGTGTTGTCGGGCGGCTCCATCCGCTCAACCCACATGACGGGCACGGCAACCGATTTGGGCATAGAAATTTCCAAAATGCTGTATTACAACCGCAGCAACAACCCCAAACTGCCGCATATCCACACCAACAAACCCAAAGCCAAACTGCTGGCCGGGCTGCTGGCCGCCTTTTTGGCCGGCGGGCTGATCGGCGCATGGGGTTATCACAGTGTCGGCCACTATTTCGCCCTGCCGGTGTCGGCAGTATTGTTTGTGCTGGGGTTCGGCTCGATAGGCTACGATGTAAAACTGCGGCTCAAACTGATGCTGGTGCGCCGTTTGCAGCAACACCGGCGCGGCAGATAA
- the pgi gene encoding glucose-6-phosphate isomerase — translation MNITQSAAWQNLQAHCADMAGTHMRDLFAADPQRFDSMHETLHGLLFDYSKNRISEETLNLLCKLAETTGLPQQAEAMRHGGKINISEKRAVLHTALRLPADADPVRVDGENVIPTIHRELDRALAFAESLINGVHTGATGKRITDFVHIGIGGSDLGPQLAVQALQPFHKNVRVHFVSNSDDANIAQILAPLHAETTVFCLASKSFGTPETLLNAHAARAWFRDGGLREADIARHFAAISSNVEAAHNFGIPPDNVFAMFDWVGGRYSVWSAIGLPVMVAVGGTHFRKFLSGAHAMDEHFFHTPLRHNIPALLALIGIWYSNFCGAHGQAVVPYSHNLRRLPGYLQQLDMESNGKHRTLHGGKVEHHTGGIVFGEEGVNCQHAFFQLLHQGTRLVPADFIVSMRTPYKIGRQHRFTVANAFAQTEALMRGKTQHEALAELLHLPEPERSSLAAHKEFPGNRPSNSILLETLDPFRLGMLIAMYEHKIFTQGVVWGINSFDQWGVEYGKALAKNIEPELALAQELHHDSSTNGLIAFYRRCNP, via the coding sequence ATGAACATAACCCAGTCTGCCGCCTGGCAAAATCTGCAGGCACACTGCGCCGACATGGCCGGCACCCATATGCGCGACCTGTTTGCTGCCGACCCGCAGCGTTTCGACTCCATGCACGAAACCCTGCACGGCCTTCTGTTTGACTACAGCAAAAACCGCATCAGCGAAGAAACCCTGAACCTGCTCTGCAAACTGGCCGAAACTACCGGCCTGCCGCAGCAGGCCGAAGCCATGCGCCACGGCGGCAAAATCAACATCAGCGAAAAACGCGCCGTGCTGCACACCGCCCTGCGGCTGCCTGCCGATGCCGACCCCGTGCGGGTGGACGGCGAAAACGTCATCCCCACCATACACCGCGAGCTCGACCGCGCGCTGGCCTTTGCCGAAAGCCTGATTAACGGCGTGCACACCGGCGCCACCGGCAAGCGCATCACCGATTTTGTACACATCGGCATCGGCGGCTCCGATTTGGGCCCGCAACTGGCCGTGCAGGCTTTGCAGCCTTTTCACAAAAACGTGCGCGTGCATTTTGTATCCAACTCCGATGATGCCAACATCGCTCAAATACTTGCCCCGCTCCATGCCGAAACCACTGTTTTCTGCTTGGCCAGCAAATCGTTCGGCACCCCCGAAACCCTGCTCAATGCCCATGCCGCCCGCGCATGGTTCCGCGATGGCGGCCTGCGCGAAGCCGACATCGCCCGACACTTTGCCGCCATTTCCAGCAATGTGGAAGCCGCGCACAACTTCGGTATTCCGCCCGACAACGTGTTTGCCATGTTTGACTGGGTAGGCGGCCGCTATTCTGTGTGGTCGGCCATCGGCCTGCCCGTAATGGTGGCCGTGGGCGGCACCCACTTCCGCAAATTTCTCAGCGGCGCACACGCCATGGACGAGCATTTCTTCCACACGCCGCTGCGGCACAATATTCCCGCCCTGCTGGCCTTAATCGGCATTTGGTACAGCAATTTCTGCGGCGCGCACGGCCAGGCCGTTGTTCCCTACAGCCACAACCTGCGCCGCCTGCCCGGCTATCTGCAGCAACTCGATATGGAAAGCAACGGCAAACACCGCACCCTGCACGGCGGCAAAGTGGAACATCACACCGGCGGCATCGTGTTCGGCGAAGAAGGCGTAAACTGCCAACACGCTTTCTTCCAATTGCTGCACCAGGGCACACGGCTGGTTCCCGCCGATTTCATCGTGTCGATGCGCACCCCCTACAAAATCGGCCGCCAGCACCGTTTCACCGTTGCCAATGCCTTCGCCCAAACCGAAGCCCTGATGCGCGGCAAAACGCAACACGAAGCCCTTGCCGAACTGCTCCACCTGCCCGAACCCGAGCGCAGCAGCCTGGCGGCACACAAAGAATTTCCCGGCAACCGCCCCAGCAACAGCATTCTGCTTGAAACGCTCGACCCCTTCCGCCTCGGTATGCTGATTGCGATGTATGAACACAAAATCTTTACCCAAGGCGTGGTGTGGGGCATCAACTCATTCGATCAATGGGGCGTGGAATACGGCAAGGCGCTGGCGAAAAACATCGAGCCCGAGCTTGCCTTGGCGCAAGAGCTGCACCACGATTCCTCCACCAACGGGCTGATTGCGTTTTACCGCCGCTGCAACCCTTAA
- a CDS encoding LacI family DNA-binding transcriptional regulator, whose translation MATIYDVAGLAGVSPKTVSRVLNRDAPVSAKTRAAVEAAIAQLGYIPSSAARIMRSNRSGLVGVITGAISRSYDRYSGGGLPDMFLVQGIQRTMAEAGKTVMIADTGNRFGQAEALIRTFLEHRAEGILYVAEFHQEVNMPGLKPDCPLVLVNCFDRQDTPAVLPDDARGQYGLVKQIIASGHRRIAYLSLQPQVIASKLRRAGYRRALEEAGIAYDAALDLAGYPDYTNRSESLLAAVEKLLRLPDPPTVLCCGNDEMAVRLYGILRSRGIKVPEEMSVAGYDDHRSIAETLFPPLTTADLPYTAMGERAAQMLLDAVAGKALPPQPVVVGAGTVWRQSVIKPRAGRVG comes from the coding sequence ATGGCCACGATTTATGATGTTGCCGGGCTGGCGGGGGTGTCGCCCAAAACGGTCAGTCGCGTTTTAAACCGTGATGCGCCGGTGAGCGCGAAAACGCGTGCCGCCGTGGAGGCGGCGATAGCCCAACTGGGCTATATTCCTTCTTCGGCCGCGCGCATTATGCGCTCCAACCGCTCGGGGCTGGTGGGGGTGATTACCGGTGCGATTTCACGCAGCTACGACCGCTACAGCGGCGGCGGCCTGCCCGATATGTTTTTGGTGCAGGGCATACAGCGCACCATGGCCGAGGCGGGTAAAACCGTGATGATTGCCGACACCGGCAACCGTTTCGGGCAGGCCGAGGCTCTGATACGCACTTTTTTGGAGCACCGCGCCGAGGGTATTCTGTATGTGGCCGAGTTCCACCAAGAGGTGAATATGCCCGGGCTGAAGCCCGATTGCCCGCTGGTGTTGGTAAACTGTTTCGACAGGCAGGACACGCCGGCAGTGCTGCCCGATGATGCCCGGGGGCAATACGGCTTGGTGAAGCAGATTATTGCTTCGGGACACCGCCGCATTGCTTATCTGAGCCTGCAGCCGCAGGTGATTGCCAGCAAACTGCGCCGTGCGGGCTACCGCCGTGCGCTGGAAGAAGCGGGCATCGCTTATGATGCGGCATTGGATTTGGCGGGCTATCCGGATTACACCAACCGCAGCGAATCGCTGTTGGCGGCGGTGGAGAAACTGCTGAGGCTTCCCGATCCGCCTACGGTGCTGTGTTGCGGCAACGATGAGATGGCGGTGAGGCTGTACGGCATTTTGCGTTCGCGCGGTATCAAGGTGCCCGAAGAGATGTCGGTGGCAGGCTATGACGACCACCGCTCGATTGCCGAAACGCTGTTTCCGCCGCTCACTACCGCAGATCTGCCTTATACCGCAATGGGGGAGCGGGCCGCGCAAATGCTGCTCGATGCCGTAGCGGGCAAGGCTTTGCCGCCGCAGCCGGTTGTGGTGGGTGCCGGCACGGTGTGGCGGCAGTCGGTGATCAAACCCCGGGCAGGCAGAGTCGGATAA
- a CDS encoding MFS transporter, protein MRIDHRVAMTLRQIVLMNFGFFGIQYSFGLQQTAINPIFSFLQADPGQLPLLNMAGPVTGLLVQPLIGALSDRTWINGLGRRRPYFLIGAVGCSICLFFYPHVTALWMAVLMLWLLDISNNTAMEPYRAFIADKLPDNQQPTGFLMQSVFTGLGITLANVSLYFFQQWITGTSESGIPYWVYGSFYIGAVCSIGSVLISVFSTPENRPSDAELAEMRAKPRGLIPAVKEIASAIKDMPKPLWQLALVYLFQWYAMFIYWQYVTLSIAKSVWGATQADKQGFEQAVGWTGLVNGWYNIVTFISAFGLMALARKYSAKQVHALCLIMAAVALLIFPHITNKYLLFLPMIGFGIAWASIMGVPFLIAVAEVPKERYGVYMGIINMMIVIPMLIETVTFGPVFNHVLGANPTNAMMCAGVLLGLAAFFTLRVNTKQRPAESSMID, encoded by the coding sequence ATGAGAATAGACCACCGTGTAGCCATGACGCTGCGCCAGATTGTGTTGATGAATTTCGGTTTTTTCGGCATTCAATACAGCTTCGGTTTGCAGCAGACGGCCATTAATCCGATTTTCAGCTTTCTTCAGGCCGACCCTGGCCAGCTGCCGCTTCTCAACATGGCAGGCCCCGTAACCGGCCTGCTGGTGCAGCCCCTTATCGGTGCGTTGAGCGACCGAACCTGGATAAACGGCTTGGGCCGCCGCCGCCCGTATTTCTTAATCGGCGCAGTCGGTTGCAGTATCTGCCTGTTTTTCTATCCCCACGTTACCGCGCTGTGGATGGCTGTGTTGATGTTGTGGCTGCTCGATATCAGCAACAATACTGCGATGGAACCCTACCGCGCGTTTATCGCCGACAAGCTGCCCGACAACCAGCAGCCTACCGGCTTTCTGATGCAGTCGGTGTTTACCGGTTTGGGCATCACGCTGGCCAATGTGTCGCTGTATTTCTTCCAGCAATGGATTACCGGCACTTCCGAATCCGGCATTCCCTACTGGGTGTACGGCTCGTTTTATATCGGTGCCGTCTGCTCCATCGGCTCGGTGTTGATTTCGGTGTTTTCCACCCCCGAAAACCGCCCCAGTGATGCAGAATTGGCAGAAATGCGCGCCAAACCGCGCGGTTTGATTCCTGCCGTTAAAGAAATCGCATCGGCCATTAAGGATATGCCCAAACCCCTGTGGCAGCTGGCTTTGGTTTATCTGTTTCAATGGTATGCCATGTTTATCTATTGGCAATACGTTACGCTGAGCATTGCAAAATCGGTGTGGGGCGCCACCCAGGCCGACAAGCAGGGCTTCGAGCAGGCTGTAGGTTGGACGGGTTTGGTAAACGGCTGGTATAACATTGTTACCTTTATTTCTGCCTTCGGCCTGATGGCTTTGGCCAGAAAATACAGCGCCAAGCAGGTTCATGCCCTGTGTTTGATTATGGCGGCCGTTGCCTTGCTGATTTTCCCGCACATCACCAATAAATACCTGCTGTTCCTGCCGATGATAGGCTTCGGTATCGCTTGGGCTTCGATTATGGGCGTACCGTTTTTGATTGCCGTGGCCGAAGTGCCGAAAGAGCGTTACGGCGTGTATATGGGCATCATCAATATGATGATTGTGATTCCGATGCTGATCGAAACCGTTACTTTCGGCCCGGTTTTCAATCATGTGTTGGGGGCCAACCCCACTAATGCGATGATGTGCGCCGGCGTGTTGCTGGGCTTGGCGGCGTTCTTCACTTTGAGGGTTAACACCAAACAACGCCCCGCTGAGTCGTCTATGATCGACTGA
- the secA gene encoding preprotein translocase subunit SecA — translation MLTNLAKKVFGSRNDRLLKQYRKTVAKINELEPEMQALSDEGLQAKTAEFKQRLAQGESLNDILPEAFAVCREAGRRVLNMRHFDVQLIGAMVLHDGNIAEMRTGEGKTLVATLAVYLNALAGKGVHVVTVNDYLAARDAGTMEPLYNFLGLTVGVIVSDMQPFYRQTAYNADITYGTNNEFGFDYLRDNMVTDQYDKVQRGLHFAVVDEVDSILIDEARTPLIISGQADDNVRLYQVMDTIPARLIRQETEEGAGDYWVDEKAHQVILSESGHEHAEAILTEMGLLQEGDSLYSAANIMLMHHLTAALRAHTLFHKDQHYVVQEGEIVIVDEFTGRLMSGRRWSEGLHQAVEAKEGVEIKRENQTLASITFQNYFRLYKKLAGMTGTADTEAFEFQSIYGLETVIIPTNRPMQRKDFNDQIFRTAEEKYEAVINDIQACFDKGQPVLVGTTSIENSELVSRLLTQAGLPHNVLNAKEHEREALIVAQAGKPSMITVATNMAGRGTDIVLGGNVKHQSDAIRADETLSDEEKQNRISKLESSWEADHRRVINAGGLHIIGTERHESRRIDNQLRGRAGRQGDPGSSRFYLSFEDPLLRLFALDRAAAILNRLAPERGVAIEHGMLTRQIEGAQRKVEGRNFDMRKQVLEYDDVANDQRKVIYHYRNEILTNQDVGDLAKSIREEVIGGLVDTHMPPDSMEEQWDLPAIESQLAGEFRIHADVRGWLQENNTLDNQDVKERLIAQVEKEYADKTELVGKQNMANFERNVLLQVIDNNWREHLAAMDHLRQGIHLRSYAQKNPKQEYKREAFIMFQHLWNGIKQNVASLLTSVQIEQADDMIAESEPQEPAAVQAIHAGAPAMEDVLGASRDNLATEAFNPAGNDFSPETLAKQGRVVHRNNLCPCGSGLKYKHCHGKLG, via the coding sequence ATGCTTACCAACTTAGCCAAAAAAGTATTTGGCAGCCGCAACGACCGCCTGCTCAAACAATACCGCAAAACCGTTGCCAAAATCAACGAATTAGAGCCGGAAATGCAGGCTTTGAGCGATGAAGGGCTGCAAGCCAAAACTGCCGAATTCAAACAACGCCTCGCCCAAGGCGAGAGTTTGAACGACATTCTCCCCGAAGCCTTCGCCGTTTGCCGCGAGGCCGGCCGCCGTGTATTGAATATGCGCCATTTCGATGTGCAGCTGATCGGTGCCATGGTGTTGCACGATGGCAATATCGCCGAAATGCGCACAGGCGAGGGCAAAACGCTGGTCGCCACCCTTGCCGTTTATCTCAACGCGCTGGCAGGCAAAGGCGTGCACGTGGTTACCGTAAACGACTATCTGGCCGCGCGCGATGCGGGCACTATGGAACCGCTGTATAACTTTCTCGGCCTGACCGTGGGCGTGATTGTGAGCGATATGCAGCCTTTCTACCGCCAAACCGCCTACAACGCCGACATCACCTACGGCACCAACAACGAATTCGGCTTCGACTATCTGCGCGACAACATGGTAACCGACCAATACGACAAAGTGCAGCGCGGTTTACACTTTGCCGTGGTCGATGAAGTCGATTCGATTCTCATCGATGAAGCACGCACACCGCTGATTATTTCGGGTCAGGCCGATGATAACGTGCGGCTCTACCAAGTGATGGACACAATTCCCGCACGCCTTATCCGCCAAGAAACCGAAGAAGGCGCGGGCGATTATTGGGTGGATGAAAAAGCCCATCAGGTGATTTTAAGCGAATCCGGCCACGAACACGCTGAAGCCATCCTGACCGAAATGGGGCTGCTGCAAGAAGGCGATTCGCTCTACTCGGCCGCCAACATCATGCTGATGCACCACTTAACGGCCGCCCTGCGCGCCCACACCCTGTTCCACAAAGACCAGCATTATGTGGTTCAGGAAGGCGAAATCGTGATTGTCGATGAATTCACCGGCCGCCTGATGTCGGGCCGCCGCTGGTCGGAAGGCCTGCATCAGGCCGTGGAAGCCAAAGAAGGTGTCGAAATCAAACGCGAAAACCAAACACTGGCATCAATCACCTTCCAAAACTACTTCCGCCTGTATAAAAAGCTCGCCGGCATGACCGGCACCGCCGACACCGAAGCTTTTGAGTTCCAAAGCATTTACGGGCTGGAAACCGTGATTATCCCCACCAACCGCCCGATGCAGCGCAAAGATTTCAACGACCAGATTTTCCGCACCGCCGAAGAGAAATACGAAGCCGTTATCAATGATATCCAAGCCTGTTTCGACAAAGGCCAGCCCGTGCTGGTGGGCACCACCAGCATTGAAAACTCTGAGCTGGTATCGCGCCTGCTTACCCAGGCCGGTCTGCCGCACAATGTGCTCAACGCCAAAGAACACGAGCGCGAAGCCCTGATTGTGGCGCAGGCAGGCAAGCCCAGCATGATTACCGTAGCCACCAACATGGCCGGGCGCGGCACCGACATCGTATTGGGCGGCAACGTCAAACACCAAAGCGATGCCATCCGCGCCGATGAAACGCTCAGCGATGAAGAAAAACAAAACCGCATTTCCAAACTGGAAAGCAGCTGGGAAGCCGACCACCGGCGTGTCATCAACGCCGGCGGCCTGCATATCATCGGCACCGAGCGCCACGAAAGCCGCCGCATCGACAACCAGTTGCGCGGCCGCGCCGGGCGCCAGGGCGATCCCGGCTCCAGCCGTTTTTACCTCTCGTTTGAAGACCCGTTGCTGCGCCTGTTTGCCCTTGACCGTGCCGCCGCCATTCTCAACCGCCTGGCTCCCGAGCGCGGTGTTGCCATCGAACACGGCATGCTCACCCGCCAAATCGAAGGCGCACAACGCAAAGTGGAAGGGCGCAACTTCGATATGCGCAAACAGGTTTTGGAGTATGACGATGTTGCCAACGACCAACGCAAAGTGATCTACCACTACCGCAACGAAATTCTCACCAACCAAGATGTGGGCGATTTGGCCAAGAGCATCCGCGAAGAAGTCATCGGCGGCTTGGTCGATACCCATATGCCGCCCGACAGCATGGAAGAACAATGGGATCTGCCTGCCATCGAATCCCAACTGGCAGGCGAGTTCCGCATCCATGCCGATGTGCGCGGCTGGCTCCAAGAAAACAACACGCTCGACAACCAAGACGTTAAAGAACGCCTGATTGCCCAAGTGGAAAAAGAGTATGCCGACAAAACCGAGCTGGTCGGCAAACAAAATATGGCCAACTTCGAGCGCAACGTATTATTGCAGGTTATCGACAACAACTGGCGCGAACACCTTGCTGCCATGGATCACCTGCGCCAGGGCATACACCTGCGCAGTTACGCCCAGAAAAACCCCAAGCAGGAATACAAGCGCGAAGCCTTTATCATGTTCCAACACCTGTGGAACGGCATCAAACAAAACGTTGCCTCGCTTTTGACTTCAGTGCAAATCGAGCAGGCAGACGATATGATTGCCGAGAGCGAACCACAAGAGCCTGCCGCCGTGCAGGCCATCCACGCCGGCGCCCCCGCTATGGAGGACGTTTTGGGCGCATCCCGCGATAACCTTGCCACTGAGGCTTTCAACCCGGCAGGCAACGACTTCAGCCCCGAAACGCTCGCCAAACAAGGCCGCGTTGTCCACCGCAACAATCTCTGCCCCTGCGGCAGCGGCCTGAAATACAAACACTGCCACGGCAAGCTGGGTTGA
- a CDS encoding DciA family protein: MDLNRLCGRDVHLLALLERSRQWRRLDAQVRQMMPANLRAHFQTACVENGVLVLLADNNMVSSRLRMIAPSLLPRLQTLHSDIGSVRVKVLPKTPPTPRTNGLKLSAAALESFRHCAGRLQHHPDLAQALQRLAEKHGKD, from the coding sequence ATGGATTTGAACCGGTTGTGCGGGCGCGATGTGCATTTGCTGGCGCTGTTGGAGCGTTCGCGGCAATGGCGCAGGCTGGACGCGCAAGTCAGGCAGATGATGCCTGCCAACCTGCGTGCGCATTTTCAGACGGCCTGTGTGGAAAACGGCGTATTGGTTCTGCTGGCCGACAACAATATGGTTTCTTCGCGCCTGCGCATGATTGCCCCAAGCCTGCTGCCGCGTTTGCAGACGCTGCACTCCGATATCGGCAGCGTGCGCGTGAAGGTTTTGCCCAAAACGCCGCCAACGCCTCGCACCAACGGCTTGAAGCTGAGTGCGGCCGCGCTGGAAAGTTTCAGGCATTGCGCAGGGCGGTTGCAGCACCACCCCGATTTGGCGCAGGCATTGCAGCGGCTGGCAGAAAAGCACGGCAAAGATTAA
- a CDS encoding aminotransferase class V-fold PLP-dependent enzyme, which translates to MNTLPHPEIDSDGLLEYSVVYTDRALNHMSQKFQTAMRYISATLKKVYGAQYAAVVPGSGTAGMEAVARQLARGEKCLIIRNGFFSYRWTQILEKGAIAAESKVLSARSPNAAQAPFAPAPVEEVCAEIAAGSPAVVFAPHVETASGIMLPDDYIRRLSEAVHAVGGLLVIDSIASGCIWLDMEKLGIDVLVSAPQKGWSGSPCCGLVMLNEAAYQKVQQTESDSFALDLKKWLQIMAAFENGGHAYHATPPTDALMKLHDVMKEAEAAGFGRLQAAQTELGAKIRALLAEAGYPSVAAAGFEAPGVVVSYTDCPDIQSGKAFIEQGMQIAAGVPLQCGEPGGFQTFRLGLFGLDKLQNIERTAAAFARVLDKVRPAGGAG; encoded by the coding sequence ATGAACACCCTGCCGCACCCCGAAATCGATTCAGACGGCCTGTTGGAATATTCGGTGGTTTACACCGACCGTGCGCTCAATCATATGTCGCAGAAATTTCAGACGGCCATGCGCTATATTTCGGCCACGCTGAAAAAAGTATATGGCGCGCAATACGCAGCCGTGGTTCCCGGCAGCGGCACGGCGGGCATGGAAGCCGTGGCGCGCCAGCTCGCGCGGGGGGAGAAATGCCTGATTATACGCAACGGCTTTTTCAGCTACCGCTGGACGCAGATTCTCGAAAAAGGCGCGATTGCCGCCGAGAGCAAAGTATTGTCCGCCCGCAGCCCCAATGCCGCCCAAGCGCCGTTTGCGCCCGCGCCGGTTGAAGAAGTGTGCGCCGAAATCGCCGCCGGCAGCCCCGCCGTGGTGTTTGCGCCGCATGTGGAAACCGCATCGGGCATCATGCTGCCCGATGACTATATCCGCCGGCTCTCCGAGGCGGTGCACGCCGTGGGCGGCCTGCTGGTGATTGACAGCATTGCTTCGGGCTGCATCTGGCTGGATATGGAAAAACTCGGTATCGATGTGTTGGTTTCCGCTCCGCAAAAAGGCTGGAGCGGCTCGCCCTGCTGCGGTTTGGTGATGCTGAATGAAGCCGCTTATCAAAAAGTGCAGCAAACCGAATCCGACAGCTTCGCGCTCGATTTGAAAAAATGGCTGCAAATCATGGCGGCATTTGAAAACGGCGGCCATGCCTACCATGCTACGCCGCCTACCGATGCGCTGATGAAGCTGCACGATGTGATGAAAGAAGCCGAAGCGGCGGGTTTCGGGCGTTTGCAGGCGGCGCAAACCGAGTTGGGCGCGAAAATCCGCGCGCTGTTGGCCGAGGCGGGCTATCCCAGTGTGGCTGCGGCAGGCTTTGAAGCTCCGGGCGTGGTGGTTTCCTATACCGACTGCCCCGATATTCAAAGCGGCAAAGCCTTTATTGAACAAGGTATGCAGATTGCCGCCGGCGTGCCGCTGCAATGCGGAGAGCCCGGCGGCTTCCAAACCTTCCGCCTCGGTCTGTTCGGCTTGGACAAACTGCAAAATATCGAGCGCACGGCGGCGGCGTTTGCGCGGGTGTTGGATAAGGTGCGGCCGGCGGGCGGGGCTGGGTGA
- the panD gene encoding aspartate 1-decarboxylase translates to MFRTLLGGKIHRATVTEADLNYVGSITIDQDLLDAAGICVHEKVQIVNNNNGERFETYTIAGARGSGVVCLNGAAARLVQKGDIVIIMSYVMLSEPEIGAHEPKVVLVDECNTIRKVIRYEPPHTVL, encoded by the coding sequence ATGTTCCGCACCCTGCTCGGCGGCAAAATACACCGTGCCACCGTTACCGAAGCCGATTTAAACTATGTCGGCAGTATCACCATAGACCAAGACCTGCTCGATGCGGCGGGTATCTGCGTGCATGAAAAAGTGCAGATTGTCAATAACAACAACGGCGAACGCTTTGAAACCTACACCATTGCCGGCGCGCGCGGCAGCGGCGTGGTGTGCCTCAACGGTGCCGCCGCGCGGCTGGTGCAGAAAGGCGATATTGTGATTATCATGTCGTATGTGATGCTCTCCGAGCCGGAAATCGGCGCCCACGAGCCGAAAGTGGTGCTGGTGGACGAATGCAACACAATCCGCAAGGTTATCCGTTACGAACCGCCGCACACCGTTTTATAA
- the kdsA gene encoding 3-deoxy-8-phosphooctulonate synthase, producing the protein MNVKINHITVANDAPFTLFGGINVLEDLDSTLKACEHYVKVTDKLGIPYVFKASFDKANRSSIRSFRGVGLEEGLKIFAAVKKEFGVPVITDVHEPWQCAPVAEVCDVIQLPAFLARQTDLVVAMAKTGRVVNVKKPQFLSPAQMKNIVEKFAEAGNGQVILCERGTQFGYDNLVVDMLGFGVMKQTCGNLPVIFDVTHSLQQREAGAAASGGRRSQVLDLALAGMAARLAGLFLESHANPDEAKCDGPSALPLAKLEEFLLRVKAVDETVKSFPVLAVD; encoded by the coding sequence ATGAACGTTAAAATCAACCACATCACCGTAGCCAACGATGCCCCGTTTACCCTGTTTGGCGGCATCAATGTGCTGGAAGACCTCGATTCCACCCTCAAAGCCTGCGAACATTATGTGAAAGTAACCGACAAACTCGGCATTCCCTATGTGTTCAAAGCTTCGTTCGACAAGGCCAACCGTTCTTCCATCCGTTCGTTTCGCGGCGTAGGGCTGGAAGAAGGGCTGAAAATCTTCGCCGCCGTGAAAAAAGAGTTCGGCGTGCCCGTGATTACCGATGTGCACGAACCGTGGCAGTGCGCGCCTGTGGCTGAAGTGTGCGATGTGATCCAACTGCCCGCCTTTCTCGCGCGCCAAACCGATTTGGTGGTGGCGATGGCGAAAACGGGCAGGGTGGTCAACGTGAAAAAACCGCAGTTTTTAAGCCCCGCGCAAATGAAAAACATTGTTGAGAAGTTCGCCGAAGCGGGCAACGGGCAAGTGATTTTGTGCGAACGCGGCACGCAGTTCGGCTATGATAATCTGGTGGTCGATATGCTCGGCTTCGGCGTGATGAAGCAAACCTGCGGCAACCTGCCGGTGATTTTTGACGTTACCCATTCGCTGCAGCAACGCGAAGCCGGTGCCGCTGCATCGGGCGGGCGGCGCAGCCAGGTGCTCGATTTGGCACTGGCCGGCATGGCCGCCCGCCTGGCCGGTCTGTTTCTCGAATCGCACGCCAACCCCGATGAAGCCAAGTGCGACGGCCCCAGCGCACTGCCGCTGGCGAAGCTCGAAGAGTTTCTGCTGCGCGTGAAAGCGGTGGACGAAACGGTGAAATCGTTTCCCGTGCTGGCGGTTGATTGA